The Bubalus bubalis isolate 160015118507 breed Murrah chromosome 2, NDDB_SH_1, whole genome shotgun sequence genome includes the window GTGAATGTGAATTTattgtttcaattattttttaagggaCCCAAAGAGACATTTCACAAGACTAACTGGCAAGAacaaatgctgtgtgtgtgtgtgtgtggcttcccaggcggcactagtggaaaagaacctgcctaccaatacaggagacgttaagagacacaggttcaatccctgggttgggaagatcccctggaggagggcatggcaacccacttcagtattcttgcctggagaatcccatggacaaagaagctttggggggctatagtccatggggagaaggaaatggcaacccactccagtgttcttgcctggagaatcccagggatgggggagcctggtgggctgccgtctatggggtcgcacagagtcggacacgactgaagcgacttagccgcagcagcagcagtccatggggttgcaaagagccggacataactgaagcgacttagcatgcatgcatgtatgtatacacacacacacacacacacacacacacacgaatgaaAATGTTCAGTCTCCcaatgataaaaagaaatctaaactAAAACAATAATATGGCAGCACTTTACACTAACACTTAAGCAAATCTTTAAGCAACACCAAATTCTTTGAGAGCAAAATAAAAGAGATATACTTTCATGCTTTGCTGTGGTTTTTTGGATGTAACCATTTGGAAGAGTAATTTAACAATATGCAGACAAAGCTGTAAAATCATGTACACTCTTTGATCCAATCCTATATCTAGAAGTAGTTTAAGGCAACTACTTCAGAAGGAGGCAACAGCTATTTGCTTGTAGGTGTACATTTCAGCATTGattgaaataatgaaatattatttcaagACCATAATCTTGAATGATTTATAGAAACTAAATAAAGGGCAGGAAAAACATTTGGGGGTTTGGGGGCTAcaacaaaagacaaaagacaaaaagtgAATTAAATTCATGGAACTGCAAGTGTATTGATATGAGAACACAATGGGAGACCATGATAAGAAAAGAGCCCAGTGAGGTAGGcaggagctagatcccacagcTAAGCTAAAAGTAGTTGAGAGATGTTGAGGGAGGTCATCAAGAAGATGTGACCACACCAGCTGACCCTTGAACTGGACCCAGGCAACTGAAGGCTCCTCAATCCTCCCCTGTCCTTGAACATTCTACCCATGGTCCCTGAACTAGGAGCCCCTTCAAGGATGCAGCCTTGAGAGAGTAATGTGTTACTAAGACTATCTGGACTATATTCCTGGCTGAACCCTGTTAAGACTGCTATATAAACAAGATTCTGGTGGACAGGTGCAGGGATTGGCTTGTCTGGTAGCTGCACAAGACAAGCCTCGCACATAAGCTCCCTTGCTTATTAAAACTGCCACCCATTAATCTAGAGTGGTCCACttcttttttcagtctcttcttgcCCTCTGGCCAGGAAGGTCCTTTTGATGCTGAACCTGGACACTCTCCCCCATGAGAACACAGGTTTTTGCCTTTCCAATTCCAGAGACCATACTGGGCACTGATGTCTTACAAAGTCAAACTCAGCAAGCCTCTATTTGTGAATTATACTTCCTGTTAGAGTAATCAAACCAGTACTGAGGGGAAATACCAACTGGGAACCAGTAAGTCTACCGTCCACATGTACAATGGTCAGTCAAACAACATAAATTGCCTGAGGGATGGGTGGTAAGGAAATAGGAGAAACTACCCAAGAACTGTACCAGTATCAGATCATTCTGATTATAACCATCAGTAAGAGGAGAAAACCCCCAGTCACCACTTTTATTTATCATCATTCCCGACTATTAGACAATTGCTTTAGCCAAGAAAGTTAACTATTGAAAATTACAGGAGTGACATTATATGAGTTTCTTGCTTACTTGAAaaccttaaggaaaaaaaagctagaaaatgTTAAGTGACAGAATTCAATAAGAAAGCTAAATACAAAATTACAGTATAAAACAGTAAGTTTCTATCtataaaaaagttataaaacattataaaaataccTCTTTAATATGcctttacaataaaataaaaaagaagggcaCTGGGATATAAACCCCATTAAGTATGTGTAAAAGCTATAAGAGATTTGAAAAAATCAAGGGACATGTCACCTTAAACATATATTCACATTGTTTACAGATATTCTATataaccttttaatttcatgtaactCAAATAGGACTTCATTGTAATGGAAAAAAGTATTAAGAAGTGCATTTGAAAAAAGAGAACCCATAGGTTGATGCTGAAAAGTACAAAAGGCAACTTTTACCATTTGACAAAAAGTACTTACATAATGGTAGTCTTTAAGACCAGGaggtaaaaaagttaaaaaaaaaaacccaccaaacatGAAATAATGCCTCACcttaccattaaaaaaagaaaaaaaaaaaaaaaccaaaaaacagaaattatatcAGGCGAATAACTTGAATAGCAAtgagtcactttcacttgctCAAATGATAGCTAAGAACCACTTTTGGCCAGAGGACAgggtttttaaaagacaaatataagCAAATACTGTTCAGCATCagggaaactgaaaataaataatcctCCTAGCACATTAATGTGTTAATTCTAATGCATTATTTTCAGATTAATTCTCCTCTGACTACTACTGATGGACAGTGAGTGAACATATAATTCAAACTGGGCCAGATTCATTCCTTTGGAAACTTAAACTTGGATTAAATCAGTCTCTCGCAAAAGAACCTGAGACTGAAATTGACAAAATAGAGCAACAGCAGGAACCCCCATTCAAATGCTCTTGAGCAAGGCCCTAGGTGATAGCCTTCTGCTTTCTGAGTGGTTGATATAAGTAGGAGTACTATCCAATCAGAGTTGATCTGAGATACCTTATTTGTGGCTTCGCTGGTGGTtctcacagtaaagaatccacctccagtgTGGAGACCTGGGATctatgagttgggaagataccctggagaaaggaatggctacccactcaagtattcttgtctggagaattccacagaaagAGGAggctagcaggctacaatccatggggtcataacaGTCGGACATAagtgagcaactcagcacagcacagcacatcttaTTTGCATTCATTTGCCTCTTGCTTTTATTCCAATCAGAAACAGTTTATTCAATGCCTTATTTGAATATACAGTATAGAAATAATCTCTGTGAAGAAAAAAacctgctctttttcttttctcaaggtAGCTGATGGCTGTGTCTCCTATTTCCCAGTCTTTCCCAAAGTTTGCTGTCATGGCCAAGAAAGGCTCCAAGTAGCCACCAATTAAGatgaaaagaaaggcaagaagcaCCAGAGATGTCACAGACAGTGCGATTACACTTAAGGTCCACAAGTTAGGTCTTAAAGCAGGTTCACCCCAACACTGGGATCTATATGTGAATACTGAACTTGTTTTTGACTTTTGAGCACATTGCTGGTGAATCCATCTACCCGGCTCATTACAATAGACTAACTATCCGCTACAGGGAATTCCAGAGAGCTACTGCCCGTTGATGGCTGGGGAATCTGCCAATTACACTGTGTGCAAAGCAGTATGTCTTGTCACCAAATAAAACACCTATAAGAGAGCTTTTACAAGGACACATCTGAAAACCAAAGGTTCTTTTCAGAGCTACTCATGCTTTCTGCTTAAGAGTTGAGTCTACTAAAATTTCTTCATTTATGGGTTTGGGACTCTtccttaatttaattaaaaaaaggtgtttatttcttttttcaataagCTAACTTGGAATAATTTTTGATTTAACATAAAAGTTATAAAGATAGTTCCCATATACCTCTGTTTCCTCTATGGTGAACATTTATGCATTTGTCACAAGCTAGAGCTAACACTGGCACTTTACTTTGAGTTAAACTCTAAATTTTGTTTGGATTTCACTCagtcagacactcagtcatgtccgactctttgcgaccccatgaattgcagcacaccaggcctccctgtccatcaccaactcccggagttcactcaaactcacgtccattgaatcggtgataccatccagccatctcatcctctgtcgtccccttttcctcctgcccccaatctctcccagcatcagagtcttttccaatgagtcaactcttcgcatgaggtggccaaagttctggagtttcagctttagcatcattccttccaaagaacacccagggctgatctcctttagaatggactggttggatgtccttgcagtccaagggactctcaagagtcttctccaacaccacagttcaaaagcatcaattcttcgatgctcagccttcttcacagtccaactctcacatccacacatgaccactggaaaaaccatagccttgactagacggagctttgttggcaaagtaatgtctctgcttttcaacatgctatctaggttggtcataacttttcttccaaggagtaagtgtcttttaatttcatggctgcagtcaccatctgcagtgattttggagccccaaaagataaagtctgacactgtttccccatctatttcccatgaagtgatggaaccacatgccatgatctttgttttctgaatgttaagctttaagccaactttttcactctcctctttcactttcattaagaggctttttagttcctcttccctttctgccacaagggtggtgtcatctgcatatctgaggttattgatatttctcctggcaatcttgatttcagcttgtgcttcttccagcccagcgtttttctgTCCCAGGATCCAGTACAAAATAGAGTTGACTCTTGTGCAATTCGAGTTTGAATTTGTATGCAGATACTTTTCAATAGTAACCATTACAGTGCTATGCAATCTGTCGTTGCATCTGTGGATGTGAAGGAACCTTGAATAGGGATGGATTCTGACTATAAATTATGTGCTGATTAATCCCCAGGTTGTTTTATATGGCATTTACTTATGTCTCCTTAACTGCTCTGGGCTGACAGTTTCTCAGAATTTCCTTGTATTTAATGACCCTGGTAATTTTGAGGACTCATATTCTAAAGAATGTTCCTCAATTTGAAATTTGTCTGATGCTTTTCTCATGTTTAGGCTGAGATTATGGGTTGTTGGAAGACTAGATGAGTGAACTGCCCTTCTCAACACATCTTATTAAGAGCACACACAAACAACGTGGTTTATCACTTATGTTAACACTCATCATTTGAGGTAGTGTTCCAGGTTTCTGTAAAGTCACTGCATTCTTCCTGGCTTTTGCATGCTCCACTTTAAGTATGGGGAGTTAATTTCCAGCTGCTTGATGGAGGACCATCtattttatttggaattctgtTTTGGAAAATTTTCACATAGCCCTCATTTAAGCCAATCACATCAGCATTCTTggattttaagatttcacattttaaagtttttaataccATGTTTAAACATAATCTAGTTTTGTTCAATGTATCTatgaatttcctttttccttttcagttttcaaaaatttccctTCCTTTTATGCCCTCCTCAATCGCATGTCTTATCTACGTACATTAATTCAAGACCTGATAGGCTTTTTCATAACTTGATTGTCCTTCATCAACATATGGAAGTTTACTTTCATCTTTTCTTACCCTAACTCTATACTTTTCTTTGTACCTGTCTGTCTTACGTGTAGCTAAGTGTCTAAACTgacttacaaaaaaataaagtgactttCTCCTTGGAATAGGGCAAACTGCTGAATCTTCTGTAAGTCTGACAATCGTTcatttgttttccaatttttcttggTGTTTATAATACAGATCAAGTGAAGCCACTGTTTTGCAGAGGCTAAATCTCTTGAAAAGTCTGACCAAAACTCCGTAATAATTTCGATGACACATCATGTGATACATTCCTACTTCTAGAGATACTAGTATCCCTCTCTCCCCCACATAATGCCATTAAGGTTTTTGATGGACATTacattttaagacattttctcGGCATGTGTTAAGTCAGAGATTGTCAAATACTCACCAAAATGAGCCATAAAAAGGTATTAGAATGAAGCTTTGCTCCTCTTACCTGATAAGAATCTTGAGGGCCCACAAGCAAACAGCTTCAAGGAACCTCGGGTATTAGAACCAACATTCAAATACTTTCATAGTACAAAGGTTGTGGTTATTGGAGATTTTCAGCAGCCTATTGCTGGAAAACTGCAATTTACAGGCCCAGTCTAGGTCACAGCCCTCACTGATATTATTTGAATGGCTCTGAAAAGAGCCTTTGGTTGCTGTCCTTTCACCAGATATTAGGACTGCTCACTAGCATTCTGCACTATGACTACTTGCTCTGTACTTTGTGATGGTGGCTCTCGGTCTTTTTGGGTAGCAGCACAGGCTGGATTTTGGGCAGGACGCCACCCTGAATAGTCACACCCCCCAGCAGCTTGTTGAGCTCATTACGGATGGGCAGCTGCAAATGGCAAGAAATTATTCGGGTCTTCTTGTCACGTGATGCATTATCTGCTAATTCTAAGATCTCAGCCATTAAGTACTCCAACACCGCTGCCAAATATACTGGCGCACCTGCCCCAACGCACTCGGCACAGTTGCCCTTGCGGGGCAGGCGGTAGATCCTGCCCACGGGAAAGTGCAAACCTGCTCTAGAAGAGTGACTTTTCATCTTAGCACGCGCCTTGCCATCTTGCTTCCCGCAACCCAACATAACTTTGCAAAAAGCCGGTGATAACGTATACAAAAACAGAACAGACTTACTGGACCTATTTATAGCCTGACGGTAGGTTGTGCTTTGCTTTCTGATTGGCTGATGGCCGTCTAGCCAATCAGCAAAGCTCAAGCGAATCGCTTCATTTACATACATGACACTCCCAGGTATCCAATCAGACGTTGACCTCTTGACATGGCACTTCAGTACATGCCTATAAATACCACTCTTTCCGCCCACAAAGCGTCTTTAATCATTCGGTGTGTGGAGTTGCTCTCTCTATTGCGAGCTGTTCATATTATAAAAGGCTGTTTAAACAATAAAGAGCTGCTAACGCTAAGAAGAACTGATAACACTGAAGAGCTGCTGACACTAGCCATGCCGGAGTTGTCTTCAAAGGGTGCTACTCTCTTCAAGAAAGGGTTCAAAAAAGCTGTTATTAAAACtcagaaaaaagaagggaaaaagcgCGGGAGATGCAGAAAAAAAGAGCTATTCAATATACATCTACAAAGTCTTAAATTCACCCGGATACCGGCATCTCATCAAAAGCTATGAGCGTTATGAATTCTTTTGTTACTGATATCTTTGAGCGTATTGCTGGTGAGGCATCGCGCCTGGCACATTATAACAAGCGATCAACCATCACATCCAGAGAGATCCAGACAGCTGTGCGCCTGCTGCTGCCTGGGGAATTGGTTAAGCACGCCGTGTCCGAGGGTACCAAGGCTGTTACCAAGTACACCAGCTCCAAGTAAGCTTGTAAAAATAACCACTTTTCAACAACCCAAAGGCTCTTTTCAGAGCCACGTGACACACTTGAAAAAGCTGGGCTCACTTTACAGTAGCTAGCTAGTAAAGATCTGTGGAataccccggttcaattcctggttccgGAATGTTCTCTGGTGAAAGCGAAGGCTACCCATTCCCGAATTTTTggccttccctgggggttcagatggtaaaacacTCGGCTTGCAATGGGGAAGGCTTGAGTTCCATTCTCTGAAGGGAATGGATACCTAATTACTTAAgtatttcctggagaattccgtggacagaggagcctggtgggctacagtcctggagttgcaaagagttgggactgAGAGATTTCAGTGAGTACTAGGATTGATAGTTAAGTACTCTCGGTTAAAAACAGGTGTTACTGTGTTACCAGTGTCCTCAAAAGGCCCCAATAAATTCATAAAAGTTTGATGGTATACAACGTAAGTTTCTCAGAATAATAGTCAGGAAGGCtatttgggtttttgtttctatgaatgacttgaaaaaaaatttttttctacgaAGGGCCCAAAGCTGTGCAGAGATCTAGAAAGGGAGTGTGATAAAAGGAACAGAACATTAACACATTAAGGGTAGCTTTTTTCCACTGTTGGTGCCTAGGGAAGTTGGGACCCTCTGGGCCAGCCTAACTCGAAAGGTAAGCATGTAGGCTTTTTTGCTCTAATGCCCCACCCTTATATGCTGTTTCAGTGCCTATTACCCCTGGAATGTGGGAATACTGCCATCATCTATATTGTAATCCAACAACCTGGCTACCCAAAATTGACTAGGAAACTGCATGGTTCTGGCAGGCCGACATTGCTAACTCTTCAGGGCAAGTCACGGACAGGTGACTGTGAATTTTGTTGTTtactttgttttccaaaaaagtttttaaaatttgtgtttcccttTTTTTCAGTCTTCAAACATTCactgattgtgtgtgtgcatgtgtatatgaaAGAGAGGAGGTCCTtactctcattgtttccattgtagTTTAGTGAGGCAGACATAAGCACACAAAGTCATTTCAGTTGACTATGAATGAGCGAGATAATTCAGTGCCTAAGGAAGGCTTTGTATTCTCTTTAATTTACTCTATAATACTTCTATCCAGATAGTGTGATGTAAATTTTGTGAGTCAAGGTTAAGCTAAACCTTAAGATCTGTTTGGTAATATGTGAAGTGTAATAGGCTGAACTATGTCCTGTAAAGAAGATATGTCCAAGTCTTAACCTGATACCTAAATGTGAGCTTTGTTTGGAAATAGGGTATAGTTAAGAATTTTGAGATCATCCTGGTAAAATTTAGGGTATCCTtatgagagaagggagaggggcaTCAGAGCTGCAAAGTAGAGGACCATATGAAAACTGAGGCAGGCAGAGGTTGGAGTGGCgcagctgcaagccaaggaacaccaaagatTGTCAGCTGCCACCAGAGGCCAGGTAAGAGACATATAAATAGAACAGACTCTTCTTCGGTGCCTCCACAAAGCAGCAGCCCTACTGACACTGATACTGGGCTTCTTGGCcttcaaaacaatgaaaatacatttgttttacGTCAATCAGTTTTTGGTAACTTGTAGCTGCCCTAGGAAGCTAATAAGTGGACTTTCCTAATGAGAAATTCATTCCAAAGAGATTAGTTATCATTTGACCCACTACAAATTCTTCAAAATTACACTAGAGGACTAATAGCAGAAGTAATGAGAgaaattcagtggaaaaaaaaaaa containing:
- the LOC102393782 gene encoding histone H2A type 1-A encodes the protein MYVNEAIRLSFADWLDGHQPIRKQSTTYRQAINRSSKSVLFLYTLSPAFCKVMLGCGKQDGKARAKMKSHSSRAGLHFPVGRIYRLPRKGNCAECVGAGAPVYLAAVLEYLMAEILELADNASRDKKTRIISCHLQLPIRNELNKLLGGVTIQGGVLPKIQPVLLPKKTESHHHKVQSK